The following proteins are co-located in the Sphaeramia orbicularis chromosome 24, fSphaOr1.1, whole genome shotgun sequence genome:
- the naa20 gene encoding N-alpha-acetyltransferase 20 has translation MSTELLAKMTTLRPFTCDDLFKFNNINLDPLTETYGIPFYLQYLAHWPEYFIVAEAPGGELMGYIMGKAEGSVAREEWHGHVTALSVAPEFRRLGLAAKLMEMLEEISERKGGFFVDLFVRVSNQVAVNMYKRLGYSVYRTVIEYYSASNGEPDEDAYDMRKALSRDTEKKSIIPLPHPVRPEDIE, from the exons ATGTCCACAGAGCTGCTAGCAAAGATGACAACATTAAGACCTTTTACCTGCGATgatctgtttaaattcaacaataT TAACTTGGATCCTTTGACAGAGACT TATGGGATCCCCTTTTACCTGCAGTACCTGGCTCACTGGCCAGAGTATTTCATTGTGGCTGAGGCTCCTGGAGGTGAACTGATGGGCTACA TCATGGGGAAGGCAGAAGGATCAGTGGCGAGGGAGGAGTGGCACGGTCATGTGACAGCTCTGTCCGTCGCCCCTGAGTTCAGAAGACTGGGCCTCGCAGCCAAACTGATGGAGATGTTGGAGGAAATCTCCGAGAG GAAAGGCGGATTCTTCGTGGATCTGTTTGTACGAGTGTCCAATCAGGTGGCTGTAAACATGTACAAACGTCTGGGCTACAGCGTCTACAGGACGGTCATAGAGTATTACTCAGCGAGTAACGGAGAACCGGATGAGGACGCTTATG acatgagGAAAGCTTTGTCCAGAGACACAGAGAAGAAGTCCATCATCCCTCTGCCTCATCCTGTCAGACCCGAAGACATCGAATAA